The Burkholderiales bacterium genome includes a window with the following:
- a CDS encoding MFS transporter, translated as MLSTLRTRYAALAATPGAAAFLALSLPMRLPIGTVGLGMLLHLRELTGSIAYAGSIVGAQFVAMAATAPLLGRLIDRRGPRGVLVACGIVSPLALVAVLAAGPLGLSKSAILVCAIAAGAFTPPLTVLIRTLWRMRLDDPVLRQTAFAIDAVALELAYTIGPALIAIAVAAGTPGGPLALAVACAAAAVPIMFSSGGLEWWRSSRPAERHLLGPLRDRRLLMLYAATFVFTVAFGTIEVAYPAFGRAAGADAWGPALLAICSIGSAVGGAVYGGLHLRVPLARQVPVAMALFAVGLVVHVPITDPWLLAVVAAVAGVLIAPAMTMVSLLVAEFAPPEYATEAFTWSTTAIVIGIGTGMAVAGTLAERFGTSSTFALAAATAAAASVLAIGLRRGR; from the coding sequence ATGCTGAGCACGCTACGCACGCGCTATGCCGCGCTCGCCGCGACCCCGGGCGCGGCTGCCTTCCTCGCGCTCTCGCTGCCGATGCGCCTGCCGATCGGCACCGTGGGCCTCGGCATGCTGCTGCACCTGCGCGAGCTGACCGGCTCGATCGCCTACGCGGGCAGCATCGTCGGCGCCCAGTTCGTGGCGATGGCGGCGACGGCGCCGTTGCTCGGCCGGCTCATCGACCGTCGCGGCCCGCGCGGCGTGCTCGTCGCCTGCGGCATCGTGAGCCCGCTCGCGCTCGTGGCGGTGCTCGCCGCCGGGCCGCTCGGCCTCTCGAAGTCCGCGATCCTCGTGTGCGCGATCGCAGCCGGCGCGTTCACGCCGCCGCTCACCGTGCTGATCCGCACGCTGTGGCGGATGCGCCTCGACGATCCCGTGCTGCGCCAGACCGCGTTCGCGATCGACGCGGTGGCGCTCGAACTCGCCTACACGATCGGTCCCGCGCTGATCGCGATCGCCGTGGCCGCGGGCACGCCCGGCGGTCCGCTCGCGCTCGCGGTGGCATGCGCCGCCGCGGCGGTGCCGATCATGTTCTCGTCGGGCGGCCTCGAGTGGTGGCGGTCGAGCCGGCCGGCCGAACGGCACCTGCTCGGCCCGCTGCGCGACCGCAGGCTCCTCATGCTCTATGCGGCGACGTTCGTGTTCACCGTGGCGTTCGGCACGATCGAAGTCGCCTATCCCGCGTTCGGGCGGGCTGCCGGAGCCGACGCGTGGGGCCCGGCATTGCTCGCGATCTGCTCGATCGGCAGCGCGGTCGGCGGTGCGGTCTACGGCGGGTTGCACCTGCGCGTGCCGCTCGCGCGCCAGGTGCCCGTCGCGATGGCGTTGTTCGCCGTCGGCCTCGTCGTGCACGTCCCGATCACCGACCCGTGGCTGCTCGCCGTCGTGGCGGCGGTCGCGGGCGTCCTGATCGCGCCCGCGATGACGATGGTGTCGCTCCTCGTGGCCGAGTTCGCGCCGCCCGAATACGCCACCGAGGCCTTCACGTGGTCGACGACGGCGATCGTGATCGGCATCGGCACCGGCATGGCGGTCGCGGGCACGCTCGCCGAACGGTTCGGCACATCGAGCACCTTCGCATTGGCCGCGGCGACGGCCGCGGCGGCGTCAGTCCTGGCGATCGGATTGCGCCGCGGGCGCTGA
- a CDS encoding SDR family oxidoreductase, with translation MNRLDFEGRTAVVTGGAAGIGLAVAKRLALSGARVALWDLDAQALVAAAASLGHGAVTHAFDVADPHAVERAAEATAHAFGRIDALVCSAGVAGPNHTVWEYPVDAWQRVFDINVHGVFYCNRAAVPAMLKHDYGRIVNIASIAGKEGNPNASAYSASKSAVIGLTKSLGKELAKTGIRVNCVTPAAVRTAIFDQMSQQHIDFMLSKIPMGRFGTVDEIAAMVCWLASEDCSFSTGAVFDLSGGRATY, from the coding sequence ATGAATCGACTGGATTTCGAAGGCCGCACGGCGGTCGTCACCGGGGGCGCGGCCGGGATCGGCCTCGCGGTTGCGAAGCGTCTCGCGCTGTCGGGCGCCCGCGTCGCGCTCTGGGATCTCGACGCGCAGGCGCTGGTCGCCGCCGCGGCGTCGCTCGGCCACGGCGCCGTGACCCACGCGTTCGACGTCGCGGATCCGCACGCGGTCGAGCGCGCGGCGGAGGCCACCGCGCACGCGTTCGGCCGCATCGACGCTCTGGTCTGCTCGGCCGGCGTCGCCGGTCCGAACCACACGGTCTGGGAGTATCCGGTCGACGCCTGGCAGCGCGTGTTCGACATCAACGTGCACGGCGTCTTCTACTGCAACCGCGCGGCGGTGCCCGCGATGCTGAAGCACGACTACGGCCGCATCGTCAACATCGCGTCGATCGCCGGCAAGGAGGGCAATCCGAACGCGTCGGCCTACAGCGCGTCGAAGTCGGCGGTGATCGGGCTCACCAAGTCGCTCGGCAAGGAACTCGCGAAGACCGGCATCCGCGTCAACTGCGTGACGCCCGCGGCGGTGCGCACCGCGATCTTCGACCAGATGTCGCAGCAGCACATCGACTTCATGCTGTCGAAGATTCCGATGGGACGCTTCGGCACCGTCGACGAGATCGCCGCGATGGTGTGCTGGCTCGCGAGCGAGGACTGCTCGTTCTCGACCGGGGCGGTGTTCGACCTCTCGGGCGGGCGGGCGACGTACTGA
- the dnaE gene encoding DNA polymerase III subunit alpha, whose protein sequence is MSVPTFVHLRMHGEYSIADGTVRIDDAVRAAADDHMPALAQTDLANLFGLVKFYTAARDAGVKPIAGCDAWITHAAERDAPHRALLLAADRAGYLRLCEWLTRAHLGNRHRGRAEIDPAWFDEGTEGLIVLAGARESDVGAALLQGNTAAAKAAAQAWARRFPDRACLEVQRAGHPDDDALVDAVVRLAATAALPVVATHPVQFLRAEDFRAHEARVCIAEGHVLSDPRRPRAFTPQQYFLTQREMAEKFADLPEALANSVAIAQRCNLTIPLGKPHLPAFPTPPGVTLDEHLEREAAAGLERRLAQLYPDEAARMKARDAYVERLSFETKTIVQMGFAGYFLIVADFINWAKTHDVPVGPGRGSGAGSLVAYSLGITDLDPLRYQLLFERFLNPERVSMPDFDIDFCQDGRDRVIDYVRAKYGAASVSQIATFGTMAAKAAVRDVGRVLDLPYLFCDGLAKLIPFQPGKLITLKQAREMEPLLAERESNEEEVRELLALAESLEGLTRNVGMHAGGVLIAPGQLTDFCPLYAPSGAEAAVSQFDKDDVEAIGLVKFDFLGLTTLTILARTLEYVRKLDPSSTLALDDIPLDDPATYKLFQQAQTSAVFQFESRGMRDLLKQAKPDRLDDLIALNALYRPGPMDLIPDYVERKNGRARADYVDRRLEPILGSTYGVMVYQEQVMQIAQVIGGYTLGGADLLRRAMGKKKPEEMAKHRDVFVAGAEKNGLARAKAVQLFDLMEKFAGYGFNKSHSAAYALVAYQTAWLKVHHPAAFMAANLSLVMDDTDKVRALRDDALAMGLEVLPPDVNASLWRFEPVDAKRIRYGLGGIKGTGEQAVASIVAAREAGGAFRGLADLAARVDKRLVNRRVLEALVKAGAFDAIDARRATLFASVANAMQEAERAQAQAAQSSLFGGEVAAPAPVLVETREWSDAERLQHEKTALGFYLSGHPYAAYAAELAPLVRTALPDVAPRAERYLIAGVVTAQRTQSGRKGKIAFVTLDDGKGSQEVVVFNEAYEQARALLREDALVVIEVKVTQRMAEDGEVTGLRILAEQVFDLPAVRKRWGRKLRLSCNGNATVERLESILAPFKAGGLPVLVHYAGNASEGDLDLPDDWRVTPDEALIARLADWLAPQNVTVQY, encoded by the coding sequence ATGTCCGTCCCCACGTTCGTCCACCTCCGGATGCACGGCGAGTACTCGATCGCCGACGGGACGGTGCGCATCGACGATGCGGTGCGCGCCGCGGCGGACGACCACATGCCGGCGTTGGCGCAGACCGACCTCGCGAACCTGTTCGGCCTGGTCAAGTTCTACACCGCGGCCCGCGACGCCGGCGTGAAGCCGATCGCCGGCTGCGACGCCTGGATCACCCATGCGGCCGAGCGCGACGCCCCGCACCGTGCGCTGCTGCTCGCCGCCGACCGCGCCGGCTATCTGAGGCTGTGCGAATGGCTCACGCGCGCGCATCTGGGGAACCGCCACCGCGGACGCGCCGAGATCGACCCGGCGTGGTTCGACGAAGGCACCGAGGGCCTCATCGTCCTCGCAGGAGCGCGCGAGAGCGACGTCGGCGCGGCGCTGCTGCAGGGAAACACCGCGGCGGCGAAGGCCGCCGCGCAGGCGTGGGCGCGGCGCTTCCCGGATCGCGCCTGCCTCGAAGTGCAACGCGCGGGACACCCCGACGACGATGCGCTGGTCGACGCCGTCGTCCGGCTCGCGGCCACCGCCGCCCTGCCGGTCGTCGCGACCCACCCGGTGCAGTTCCTGCGGGCGGAGGACTTCCGCGCGCACGAGGCGCGCGTGTGCATCGCCGAGGGGCACGTGCTGTCCGACCCGCGGCGGCCGCGCGCCTTCACGCCGCAACAATACTTCCTCACGCAACGCGAGATGGCGGAGAAGTTCGCCGATCTGCCCGAAGCGCTCGCCAACAGCGTCGCGATCGCGCAGCGCTGCAACCTGACGATCCCGCTCGGCAAGCCGCACCTGCCCGCGTTCCCGACGCCGCCGGGCGTCACGCTCGACGAACACCTGGAGCGCGAGGCCGCGGCCGGGCTCGAACGCCGCCTCGCGCAGCTCTATCCCGACGAGGCCGCGCGCATGAAGGCGCGCGACGCGTACGTCGAGCGGCTCTCGTTCGAGACGAAGACCATCGTGCAGATGGGCTTCGCCGGCTACTTCCTGATCGTCGCGGACTTCATCAACTGGGCGAAGACCCACGACGTGCCGGTCGGACCGGGGCGCGGGTCGGGCGCCGGCTCGCTCGTCGCCTACAGCCTCGGCATCACCGACCTCGATCCGCTCCGCTACCAGCTGCTGTTCGAGCGATTCCTCAACCCCGAGCGCGTGTCGATGCCGGACTTCGACATCGACTTCTGCCAGGACGGCCGCGACCGCGTGATCGACTACGTGCGCGCGAAGTACGGCGCCGCGTCGGTGTCGCAGATCGCGACCTTCGGCACGATGGCCGCCAAGGCCGCGGTGCGCGACGTCGGCCGCGTGCTCGACCTCCCGTACCTGTTCTGCGACGGCCTCGCGAAGCTGATCCCGTTCCAGCCGGGCAAGCTCATCACGCTGAAGCAGGCGCGCGAGATGGAGCCGCTCCTCGCGGAGCGAGAGTCCAACGAGGAGGAGGTGCGCGAACTCCTCGCGCTCGCCGAATCGCTCGAGGGTCTCACGCGCAACGTCGGCATGCACGCGGGCGGCGTGCTGATCGCCCCGGGGCAGCTCACCGACTTCTGCCCGCTCTATGCGCCGTCGGGCGCCGAGGCCGCGGTATCGCAGTTCGACAAGGACGACGTCGAGGCGATCGGTCTCGTCAAGTTCGACTTCCTCGGGCTCACGACGCTCACGATCCTCGCGCGCACGCTCGAGTACGTGCGCAAGCTCGACCCGTCCTCGACGCTCGCGCTCGACGACATTCCGCTCGACGATCCGGCCACCTACAAGCTGTTCCAGCAGGCGCAGACCTCGGCGGTGTTCCAGTTCGAATCGCGCGGGATGCGCGACCTCCTCAAGCAGGCGAAGCCGGACCGCCTCGACGACCTGATCGCGCTGAACGCGCTCTACCGCCCGGGGCCGATGGACCTGATCCCCGATTACGTCGAGCGCAAGAACGGTCGCGCGCGCGCCGACTACGTGGACCGCCGCCTCGAGCCTATCCTCGGGTCGACCTACGGCGTCATGGTCTACCAGGAACAGGTGATGCAGATCGCGCAGGTGATCGGCGGCTACACGCTGGGCGGCGCCGACCTCCTGCGCCGCGCGATGGGCAAGAAGAAGCCCGAGGAGATGGCGAAGCACCGCGACGTGTTCGTCGCGGGCGCCGAGAAGAACGGCCTCGCGCGCGCGAAGGCGGTGCAACTCTTCGACCTGATGGAGAAGTTCGCGGGCTACGGCTTCAACAAGTCGCACTCCGCGGCCTACGCGCTCGTCGCCTACCAGACCGCGTGGCTCAAGGTGCACCACCCGGCGGCGTTCATGGCGGCGAACCTCTCGCTCGTGATGGACGACACCGACAAGGTGCGCGCGCTCCGCGACGACGCGCTCGCGATGGGGCTCGAGGTGCTGCCGCCCGACGTCAACGCGTCGCTCTGGCGCTTCGAACCGGTCGACGCGAAGCGCATCCGCTATGGATTGGGCGGCATCAAGGGCACCGGCGAGCAGGCTGTCGCCTCGATCGTCGCGGCGCGCGAGGCGGGCGGCGCCTTCCGCGGCCTCGCGGACCTCGCCGCACGGGTCGACAAGCGCCTCGTCAACCGTCGCGTGCTCGAAGCGCTCGTCAAGGCCGGCGCGTTCGACGCGATCGACGCGAGGCGCGCGACGCTCTTCGCGTCGGTCGCCAACGCCATGCAGGAGGCCGAGCGTGCGCAGGCGCAGGCCGCGCAGTCGTCGCTCTTCGGCGGCGAGGTCGCCGCCCCCGCGCCGGTGCTGGTGGAGACGCGCGAGTGGAGCGACGCCGAGCGGTTGCAGCACGAGAAGACGGCGCTCGGCTTCTACCTGTCCGGGCACCCGTACGCCGCCTACGCCGCCGAACTCGCGCCGCTGGTGCGCACCGCGCTGCCGGACGTCGCGCCGCGTGCCGAGCGCTACCTGATCGCCGGCGTCGTCACGGCGCAGCGCACCCAGTCGGGGCGCAAGGGCAAGATCGCGTTCGTCACGCTCGACGACGGCAAGGGCTCGCAGGAGGTCGTCGTCTTCAACGAAGCCTACGAGCAGGCGCGCGCGCTCCTGCGCGAGGACGCGCTCGTCGTCATCGAGGTCAAGGTCACGCAGCGCATGGCCGAGGACGGCGAGGTCACCGGTCTCCGCATCCTCGCCGAGCAGGTGTTCGACCTCCCCGCGGTACGCAAGCGCTGGGGCCGGAAGCTCAGGCTCTCGTGCAACGGGAACGCGACCGTCGAGCGCCTCGAGTCCATCCTCGCGCCGTTCAAGGCCGGCGGATTGCCGGTCCTCGTGCACTACGCGGGCAACGCGTCGGAGGGCGACCTCGATCTCCCCGACGACTGGCGCGTGACGCCCGACGAGGCGCTCATCGCCCGGCTGGCCGACTGGCTCGCGCCGCAGAACGTGACGGTCCAGTATTGA
- a CDS encoding AMP-binding protein, whose translation MNARSPQRNVASLLARSASLWPALPAIAQGGRVLHDYASFASRVARQAAAMRTSGLAPGDRVALVAKNHPATLEAMFACWWAGLVAVPVNAKLHPRELAWVLDDCGARWAFVDADWHASLGGLSLATLERAIVVGGRDQDALADDAPAPLAAADSDDPAWLFYTSGTTGRPKGVEITHANLVAMTSCFLADVEAIAPGDAIVHAAPLSHGSGLYAVPHVARAAVNVVPESGGFDPAEVIDLAAHWNRSLLFAAPTMVKRLVASPSLADARLDRLKAIVYGGGPMYVEDAKAAFAALGPRLAQIYGQGESPMTITAMDRHAIADAVARGDDARLGSVGVAQTGIEVVVDAPGDEPGEVLVRGATVMRGYWQNPEASARTLAGGWLHTGDVGVLDAQGFLTLKDRSKDLIISGGSNIYPREVEEVLLRHPDVAEVAVIGRRHPEWGEEVLACVVPRSALAGAGERGRFEAALDAHCLAEIARFKRPRAYAIVPELPKNAAGKVLKSALRESLGSAPAAQSDRQD comes from the coding sequence ATGAATGCGCGGTCGCCGCAACGCAACGTCGCCTCGCTCCTCGCACGGTCCGCGAGCCTCTGGCCGGCGCTCCCCGCGATCGCACAGGGCGGTCGCGTCCTGCACGACTACGCGAGTTTCGCGTCGCGCGTCGCGCGCCAGGCAGCGGCGATGCGCACATCGGGGCTCGCGCCCGGCGACCGAGTCGCGCTCGTGGCGAAGAACCATCCCGCGACGCTCGAAGCGATGTTCGCGTGCTGGTGGGCGGGTCTCGTGGCGGTGCCGGTGAACGCCAAGCTGCACCCGAGGGAACTCGCGTGGGTGCTCGACGACTGCGGGGCACGTTGGGCGTTCGTCGATGCCGACTGGCACGCGTCGCTGGGCGGACTCTCGCTCGCAACGCTCGAACGCGCGATCGTCGTCGGCGGGCGCGATCAAGATGCGCTCGCCGACGATGCGCCCGCGCCGCTCGCGGCGGCCGACTCGGACGATCCGGCGTGGCTCTTCTACACGAGCGGCACGACCGGCCGGCCGAAGGGCGTGGAGATCACGCACGCGAACCTCGTCGCGATGACCTCCTGCTTCCTCGCGGATGTCGAGGCGATCGCGCCGGGCGATGCGATCGTCCACGCGGCGCCGCTGTCGCACGGGTCCGGCCTGTACGCGGTGCCGCACGTGGCGCGCGCGGCGGTCAACGTCGTGCCGGAGTCGGGCGGATTCGACCCTGCCGAAGTGATCGACCTGGCAGCGCACTGGAATCGCTCGCTCCTCTTCGCCGCGCCGACGATGGTGAAGCGCCTCGTCGCCTCGCCCTCGCTCGCCGACGCGCGGCTCGACCGATTGAAGGCGATCGTCTACGGCGGCGGCCCGATGTACGTCGAGGACGCGAAGGCCGCGTTCGCGGCTCTGGGGCCGCGGCTCGCGCAGATCTACGGACAGGGCGAGTCGCCGATGACCATCACGGCGATGGACCGGCACGCGATCGCCGACGCGGTCGCCCGCGGCGACGACGCGCGATTGGGATCGGTGGGCGTCGCGCAGACCGGCATCGAGGTCGTCGTCGATGCTCCCGGGGACGAGCCGGGCGAGGTGCTGGTGCGCGGCGCGACGGTGATGCGCGGCTATTGGCAGAACCCCGAAGCGAGCGCGCGCACGCTCGCCGGAGGCTGGCTCCACACCGGCGACGTCGGGGTCCTCGACGCGCAGGGGTTCCTCACGCTCAAGGACCGCAGCAAGGATCTCATCATCAGCGGCGGCTCGAACATCTATCCGCGCGAGGTCGAGGAAGTGCTGCTGCGCCATCCCGACGTGGCGGAGGTCGCGGTCATCGGGCGGCGGCATCCCGAGTGGGGCGAGGAAGTCCTGGCGTGCGTCGTGCCGCGGTCCGCGCTCGCCGGTGCGGGTGAGCGGGGGCGGTTCGAGGCCGCGCTCGACGCGCATTGCCTCGCCGAGATCGCGCGGTTCAAGCGGCCGCGCGCCTACGCGATCGTCCCTGAATTGCCGAAGAACGCCGCCGGCAAGGTGCTGAAGTCGGCGTTGCGCGAATCGCTGGGGTCAGCGCCCGCGGCGCAATCCGATCGCCAGGACTGA
- a CDS encoding NAD(P)-binding protein → MAESDDGVTRRDFLNGMAVAIAAGLAPSVLLGVRDASAAYPPAETGFRGSDPGSYEVAHAMRDGKRYDLDRVKASESADLVVVGAGISGLAAATYWRSRRPNARILILDNHPDFGGHARRNEFRVDGRLLLGYGGSESLQSPSTLWSDEARAFIADLGVDLARFETAFDRKLYPSLGLSRGVFFTREAFGADTLVTGDPMRMVADDIPPDRMNARPVEVFVADFPLPPDSRAKLVEMWTSKRDPLAGKSVAEKEAYLDRISYRDWLIRHWGLDERAADVFYGRTLDFFAVGTDAVSAREAFDTGYPGFLGVGVERDEDAKKEMEEPYIHHFPDGNASLARLMVRRLVPGVAPGSTMDDIVTARFDYDKLDQTGAKTRLRLDSTVVAVRNRDGGVDLGYVRDGRLVRVRAGAAILAGYHMMIPYLARDLPKRQRDALSANVKAPLVYVKVVVRNWKSWVARGVHEISNPMGFYSRVKLDYPVSMGDYRFARGPDEPMVLHMVHVPAIRGTGIDLRTRLRAQRAQLYAMPFEAFENQARDELARMVGPGGFDARRDIVAITVNRWGHGYSYSGSVLDGDDGDGGKVPERARRRAGRIAFANADANWEPYAHAAIDQARRSVDDLLGKPAKKAKR, encoded by the coding sequence ATGGCCGAAAGCGACGACGGCGTCACCCGGCGCGATTTCCTGAACGGCATGGCGGTCGCCATCGCCGCCGGCCTCGCGCCTTCCGTGCTCCTCGGCGTACGCGACGCCAGCGCTGCCTACCCGCCCGCGGAGACCGGTTTTCGCGGCAGCGATCCGGGTTCCTACGAAGTCGCGCACGCGATGCGCGACGGCAAGCGCTACGACCTCGACCGGGTCAAGGCGAGCGAGTCCGCGGACCTTGTCGTCGTGGGCGCCGGCATCTCGGGTCTCGCAGCGGCTACCTACTGGCGGTCGCGGCGCCCGAACGCGCGCATCCTGATCCTCGACAACCACCCCGACTTCGGCGGCCACGCACGGCGCAACGAGTTTCGCGTCGACGGCCGGCTGCTTCTCGGGTACGGCGGCAGCGAATCGCTGCAGTCGCCCTCCACGCTGTGGAGCGACGAGGCGCGCGCGTTCATCGCCGACCTCGGCGTGGACCTCGCGCGCTTCGAAACCGCGTTCGACCGCAAGCTCTACCCGTCGCTCGGTCTCTCGCGCGGCGTGTTCTTCACGCGCGAGGCGTTCGGGGCAGACACGCTCGTGACCGGCGATCCGATGCGCATGGTCGCCGATGACATTCCGCCCGACCGGATGAACGCGCGGCCGGTCGAGGTGTTCGTCGCCGATTTCCCGCTGCCGCCGGACTCGCGCGCGAAGCTCGTCGAAATGTGGACCTCGAAACGCGACCCGCTCGCCGGCAAAAGCGTTGCGGAGAAGGAAGCCTATCTCGACCGGATCAGCTACCGGGACTGGCTCATCCGCCACTGGGGACTCGATGAACGGGCCGCGGACGTGTTCTACGGCCGCACGCTCGATTTCTTCGCGGTCGGCACCGACGCGGTCTCGGCGCGCGAGGCGTTCGACACCGGCTATCCCGGCTTCCTCGGCGTCGGTGTCGAACGCGACGAGGACGCGAAGAAGGAGATGGAGGAACCCTACATCCACCACTTCCCCGACGGCAACGCATCGCTCGCGCGGCTGATGGTGCGACGGCTGGTGCCCGGTGTCGCGCCCGGCTCGACGATGGACGACATCGTCACCGCGCGTTTCGACTACGACAAGCTCGACCAGACGGGCGCGAAGACGCGGCTTCGTCTCGACAGCACGGTCGTCGCGGTGCGCAACCGCGACGGCGGCGTCGACCTGGGCTATGTGCGCGACGGCAGGCTCGTGCGCGTGCGCGCGGGCGCCGCCATCCTCGCCGGCTACCACATGATGATCCCCTACCTTGCACGCGACCTGCCGAAGCGGCAGCGCGATGCGCTGTCGGCGAACGTCAAGGCGCCGCTCGTCTACGTGAAGGTCGTCGTGCGGAACTGGAAGTCCTGGGTCGCGCGCGGCGTGCACGAGATTTCGAACCCGATGGGCTTCTACTCGCGCGTGAAGCTCGACTATCCGGTGAGCATGGGCGACTACCGCTTCGCGCGCGGGCCCGACGAGCCGATGGTGCTGCACATGGTCCACGTGCCCGCGATTCGTGGGACGGGAATCGACCTGCGCACGCGGCTGCGCGCGCAGCGCGCGCAGCTCTACGCGATGCCGTTCGAGGCTTTCGAGAACCAGGCGCGCGACGAACTCGCGCGGATGGTCGGCCCCGGCGGCTTCGACGCCCGTCGCGACATCGTCGCGATCACGGTGAATCGATGGGGCCACGGCTATTCGTACTCGGGTTCCGTGCTCGACGGCGACGACGGCGATGGCGGCAAGGTGCCCGAACGCGCCCGCAGGCGCGCCGGACGCATCGCGTTCGCGAACGCCGATGCGAACTGGGAACCCTATGCGCACGCCGCGATCGACCAGGCGCGCCGGTCGGTCGACGACCTCCTCGGCAAGCCTGCGAAGAAGGCGAAACGCTGA
- a CDS encoding alpha/beta hydrolase, with protein sequence MKTARTRRVSLRGLGHRVLEWGESGAPKLFALHGWMDVGASFQFLVDAFARERHVIAPDLRGYGGSDWQPQGYWFADYVADLDALVDEYAPGEPVDIAGHSLGGNVTMTYAGVRPARVRRAISLDGFGIPAGSDDDAPRKFEAWLDALRDPPRFAPYADLGAVADRLQKNNPRLSRERAEFLARWWARVLPEGGAELTSDPRHKLPFPTVYRYGEMVAIWRRIAAPVLWVAGAESRIVRWLEPRPDGEVPGDGLDAVRRRMSEIRDARLVVVPEAGHMLHHDQPEAVAEAVERFLDAPS encoded by the coding sequence TTGAAGACCGCGCGCACGCGCCGCGTGTCGCTGCGCGGCCTTGGGCATCGCGTGCTCGAGTGGGGCGAGAGCGGTGCGCCGAAGCTCTTCGCGCTGCACGGCTGGATGGACGTGGGCGCGTCGTTCCAGTTCCTCGTCGACGCCTTCGCGCGCGAGCGTCACGTGATCGCGCCCGACCTGCGCGGCTACGGCGGCAGCGACTGGCAGCCGCAGGGCTACTGGTTCGCCGACTACGTCGCCGACCTCGACGCGCTCGTCGACGAGTACGCTCCGGGCGAACCGGTGGACATCGCCGGGCACAGCCTCGGCGGCAACGTCACGATGACCTACGCAGGCGTGCGCCCGGCGCGGGTGCGGCGGGCGATCTCGCTCGACGGCTTCGGTATCCCCGCCGGATCCGACGACGATGCGCCGCGGAAGTTCGAAGCCTGGCTCGACGCGTTGCGCGACCCGCCGCGCTTCGCGCCCTACGCGGACCTCGGCGCGGTGGCCGACCGGCTGCAGAAGAACAACCCGCGGCTCTCGCGCGAGCGCGCGGAGTTCCTCGCCCGCTGGTGGGCGAGGGTGCTGCCAGAGGGTGGCGCGGAGCTCACGTCCGACCCGCGCCACAAACTGCCGTTCCCGACGGTGTATCGCTACGGCGAGATGGTCGCGATCTGGCGGAGGATTGCAGCGCCGGTGCTGTGGGTGGCCGGAGCCGAGTCGCGTATCGTGCGCTGGCTCGAGCCTCGTCCCGATGGCGAGGTGCCGGGCGACGGGCTCGACGCGGTGCGCCGGCGGATGAGCGAGATCCGCGACGCGCGCCTCGTGGTCGTCCCCGAGGCCGGGCACATGCTCCATCACGACCAGCCGGAAGCCGTGGCCGAAGCGGTCGAACGGTTCCTGGACGCGCCATCGTGA
- a CDS encoding DMT family transporter: MIATRRGAYVALAVLVAVWGVNWIMMKLALRDADPVVFTVERIWLAVVVLFAVIAAQGGPIAPKATWTAIVVTGFFQTTINFGATTVALAGGGAGRTSVLVFTMPFWTLVIARMVLGERVRGIQWLAVAFAFVGLVLVVAPWDWRGDLAPRLWATLSGFGWAAGSVAIKHFQERAPSDPVNFLAWQMLVGVLPLTALAYLMDLPATRWSLEQVALLGYVGAVSTALGFLLWIEVLRHLPAGTASLNIFAIPPIALVSSMAVFGEALTANEWTGIALIGAGLAILAVLAVRRDGGAPTSPAEGG; this comes from the coding sequence GTGATCGCGACGCGACGCGGCGCCTACGTCGCACTCGCGGTGCTGGTGGCGGTGTGGGGTGTCAACTGGATCATGATGAAGCTCGCGCTGCGCGACGCGGACCCGGTGGTCTTCACCGTCGAACGCATCTGGCTCGCCGTCGTCGTGCTGTTCGCCGTGATCGCCGCGCAGGGCGGACCGATCGCGCCGAAGGCGACGTGGACCGCGATCGTCGTGACCGGGTTCTTCCAGACGACGATCAACTTCGGCGCGACGACGGTCGCGCTCGCCGGCGGCGGCGCGGGACGCACGTCGGTGCTGGTGTTCACGATGCCGTTCTGGACGCTGGTGATCGCGCGCATGGTGCTGGGCGAGCGCGTGCGCGGCATCCAGTGGCTCGCCGTCGCGTTCGCCTTCGTCGGGCTCGTGCTCGTCGTCGCGCCCTGGGACTGGCGCGGCGACCTCGCGCCGAGGCTCTGGGCGACGCTGTCGGGATTCGGGTGGGCCGCAGGCAGCGTCGCGATCAAGCACTTCCAGGAGCGCGCGCCGTCCGATCCGGTCAACTTCCTCGCGTGGCAGATGCTCGTCGGCGTGCTGCCGCTGACCGCGCTCGCGTACCTGATGGACCTCCCGGCGACGCGCTGGAGCCTCGAGCAGGTCGCGCTGCTGGGTTACGTCGGCGCGGTCTCGACGGCGCTGGGTTTCCTGCTGTGGATCGAGGTGCTGCGGCACCTGCCGGCCGGCACCGCCTCGCTCAACATCTTCGCCATCCCGCCGATCGCGCTCGTCTCGTCGATGGCGGTGTTCGGCGAAGCGCTGACGGCGAACGAGTGGACGGGCATCGCGCTGATCGGCGCGGGGCTCGCGATCCTCGCCGTCCTCGCGGTTCGGCGCGACGGGGGCGCGCCGACCTCACCGGCCGAGGGCGGATAG